A single genomic interval of Aneurinibacillus migulanus harbors:
- a CDS encoding amino acid ABC transporter ATP-binding protein, with the protein MMDAVKPNKTKFLRRYIVIEFRQVDKYYGNFHVLQNINLTISEGEVVVIIGPSGSGKSTLLRCINHLEKISSGELIVDNINVHDRKTNLNVLRQEIGMVFQHFNLYPHMTVLENITLAPTKVRKTTREEAQKTARHYLEKVGLAHKADAYPNELSGGQQQRVAIARGLAMQPKIMLFDEPTSALDPEMIGEVLEVMKSLASEGMTMVVVTHEMGFAKEVADRVVFMDHGQVVEENEPKAFFENPKEERARSFLSRLLNH; encoded by the coding sequence ATGATGGATGCAGTAAAGCCCAATAAAACCAAGTTTTTACGGAGGTACATAGTGATTGAGTTTCGCCAAGTAGACAAATACTATGGCAATTTTCATGTGCTGCAAAACATCAATCTGACGATTTCCGAAGGAGAAGTCGTGGTCATTATAGGACCCTCGGGCTCTGGTAAGTCGACACTGCTTCGCTGCATTAATCATCTGGAGAAGATTTCAAGCGGCGAATTGATTGTCGATAACATAAACGTTCATGATCGGAAGACGAACTTGAATGTTTTGCGACAGGAGATTGGCATGGTGTTTCAGCATTTCAACCTGTATCCGCACATGACGGTACTGGAGAACATCACACTGGCTCCCACGAAGGTGCGTAAAACAACGCGTGAGGAGGCCCAGAAGACTGCGCGCCATTATCTGGAGAAAGTCGGCTTGGCACATAAGGCTGATGCTTATCCGAACGAGCTTTCTGGAGGACAACAGCAGCGTGTAGCTATCGCACGTGGACTGGCGATGCAGCCGAAGATTATGCTGTTTGATGAACCGACGTCTGCACTTGATCCTGAGATGATCGGAGAAGTACTGGAAGTCATGAAGAGTCTGGCGAGTGAAGGGATGACAATGGTTGTCGTCACTCATGAGATGGGATTCGCCAAGGAAGTAGCAGACCGTGTAGTTTTTATGGATCACGGGCAGGTCGTAGAAGAGAACGAACCGAAGGCATTCTTCGAGAATCCGAAGGAAGAGAGAGCACGTTCCTTCTTAAGCCGTCTGTTGAACCATTAA